Within Hydrogenoanaerobacterium saccharovorans, the genomic segment CGCCGGTGCACAGCAAGCTGAGGTTTGTTATACCCGAAAGGCGATGAACAACATTATGTGAATTGGTCATTACCGTGATATCCATATGTTCAATTTCGTTGCATATGTGGAATGCTGTGGTAGAAAAATCGATAAAAATGCATTCACCGGGGTGGATCATCTCGGCACACTTGCGCGCAATACGCTGCTTTTCTTCCACAAACAGGTTTTCGAGCACTTGATGTGCTACCTGCGTTTTTACTTTATTTTGCAAAATGGCTCCGCCATAGGTTTTAGTGAGAAATCCCACTTCCTCCAGAGCTTCAAAATCGCGGCGGACAGTTTCGTTGCTTACATCAAAACGTTTGGCGATTTCTGCAACCGTAATGGTCTTTTTTTCAAGAATAATGTTTTTGATTTCGTTGCGTCGTTGCAATGAAAGCATCGCAAAAGCC encodes:
- a CDS encoding DeoR/GlpR family DNA-binding transcription regulator, yielding MLSLQRRNEIKNIILEKKTITVAEIAKRFDVSNETVRRDFEALEEVGFLTKTYGGAILQNKVKTQVAHQVLENLFVEEKQRIARKCAEMIHPGECIFIDFSTTAFHICNEIEHMDITVMTNSHNVVHRLSGITNLSLLCTGGNLDNTTYSFFGRNAVKFLSSYHLDTAFVSCCTMSMEKGLSDRNEEEAEMRRTVIENADRVILVVDHTKLDRISFIHTCDFEHINAVVTDKELSESWRAFFKQKKIAVYECTDS